A stretch of Arachis hypogaea cultivar Tifrunner chromosome 15, arahy.Tifrunner.gnm2.J5K5, whole genome shotgun sequence DNA encodes these proteins:
- the LOC112749798 gene encoding probable NADH dehydrogenase [ubiquinone] 1 alpha subcomplex subunit 12 encodes MASSVVKNVMKSIREKGFGAFLRELKDEGYLRCLPDGNLLQTKIHNIGATLVGVDKFGNKYYEKLEDTQYGRHRWVEYAEKSRYNASQVPPEWHGWLHFITDHTGDELLLLKPRRYGVEHKENLSGEGEQYIYHSKGHALNPGQRNWTRYQPWQSKPEP; translated from the exons ATGGCATCATCGGTGGTAAAGAACGTCATGAAATCGATCAGAGAGAAGGGTTTCGGTGCCTTCCTTAGAGAGCTCAAAGATGAAGGCTACCT GAGGTGCCTTCCGGACGGGAATCTCTT GCAAACCAAGATTCATAATATTGGTGCAACGCTTGTTGGTGTTGACAAATTTGGTAACAAGTACTATGAGAAACTTGAAGACACGCAATACG GAAGGCACAGGTGGGTTGAATATGCAGAGAAGAGTAGATATAATGCTTCACAAGTTCCACCTGAATGGCATGGTTGGCTCCACTTCATAACTGATCATACAGGAGATGAG CTTCTTTTGCTGAAACCAAGAAGGTATGGTGTTGAACACAAAGAAAATTTGTCAGGAGAGGGTGAACAGTATATCTATCACTCCAAGGGACATGCACTCAATCCAGGACAGAGAAACTGGACAAGGTACCAACCATGGCAATCCAAGCCTGAACCATGA